One stretch of bacterium DNA includes these proteins:
- a CDS encoding NAD(P)/FAD-dependent oxidoreductase — MPKTTTKNIVVIGGGPAGMMAAITATKAGAKVRLLEKMPALGRKLLLTGQGRCNVTNNLDPKQFIADCGPGARFLHGSLSRFSGQDTLEFFEQLGVKLVLERGGRYFPESQRSMDILLALQKALKQSGVEIVPGARVLNISRQSVGFKIAASERMYSADSLIIATGGRSYPATGSTGDGYGFAQELGHTIVPTRPSDVPLTVREDFVKQLQGLSLKNVELKFSQGRNRISLFGEMLFTHYGISGPMALDASRQAGQWLKDGPVQCSLDLKPALSNEVLDQRLLRDMDLQGRKTYKNLLKGLLPSSLIPVFCSLSRIDPDILVNQLNKEQRGTVKKLLKGIDFTVTGLRGYDEAVCTAGGVDLSEVDPKTMGSKKTPGLYFCGEVLDLDGPCGGYNLQIAWSTGFTAGSNA; from the coding sequence ATCCCCAAAACAACTACTAAAAACATAGTTGTGATCGGCGGCGGTCCGGCCGGAATGATGGCTGCGATCACTGCCACCAAAGCAGGCGCAAAGGTCAGGCTGCTGGAAAAAATGCCGGCCTTGGGACGCAAATTGCTGCTCACCGGGCAGGGCCGCTGCAATGTCACCAACAACCTTGATCCCAAACAATTCATTGCCGACTGCGGCCCCGGCGCCCGCTTTTTGCATGGGTCTTTAAGCCGGTTTTCCGGCCAGGATACGCTGGAATTCTTTGAACAACTGGGAGTAAAACTGGTGCTGGAGCGGGGAGGAAGGTATTTTCCGGAATCGCAAAGGTCCATGGACATATTGCTGGCCCTGCAAAAAGCCCTGAAACAGTCCGGGGTGGAGATTGTGCCAGGTGCCAGGGTCCTGAACATCTCCAGGCAGTCTGTCGGTTTTAAAATAGCTGCATCCGAAAGGATGTATTCTGCGGATTCCCTGATTATAGCCACCGGAGGGAGGTCCTATCCGGCCACCGGGTCCACCGGGGACGGTTATGGTTTTGCCCAGGAACTCGGGCACACTATCGTCCCCACCAGGCCCAGCGACGTGCCTCTGACGGTCCGGGAGGATTTTGTCAAACAGCTTCAGGGATTAAGCCTGAAGAATGTTGAGTTGAAATTTTCCCAGGGCCGGAACAGGATCTCTTTATTTGGGGAGATGCTGTTCACCCATTACGGCATTTCCGGACCGATGGCTCTGGACGCCAGCAGGCAGGCGGGCCAGTGGCTTAAGGACGGTCCGGTGCAATGTTCGCTGGATCTGAAGCCCGCCCTGTCAAACGAGGTGCTGGACCAGCGGCTGTTGCGCGATATGGACCTCCAGGGCAGGAAGACCTATAAAAATCTCCTAAAAGGGCTGCTGCCTTCCAGCCTGATCCCGGTATTCTGCTCCCTTTCCCGGATAGACCCGGACATCCTGGTCAACCAGCTTAACAAGGAACAGCGGGGCACGGTCAAGAAACTGCTAAAGGGAATCGATTTCACCGTCACCGGGCTGAGGGGTTACGACGAGGCGGTGTGCACCGCCGGCGGGGTGGACCTGTCCGAGGTAGATCCCAAGACCATGGGCTCCAAGAAAACACCCGGCCTGTATTTTTGCGGGGAAGTATTGGACCTGGACGGCCCCTGCGGCGGATATAACCTGCAGATAGCCTGGTCCACCGGGTTTACGGCCGGAAGCAACGCTTAA
- a CDS encoding sensor domain-containing diguanylate cyclase, whose product MTKKEHGIDLDQRHLEVMSGWVRWAVLFLAALLTVVHPEQLDYSGLGLILVLAGAAVYNVLIILAGAKVFAVLKRRPITLGFDLAFATLLIAFTGGSRSQFFYLYYLAVIWAALLGNRQGALRTAGASIMLYFAVMAWRREFSWDQLFLYDLFFKIGLLSLTAFWAGFISDQQKIWRRRHQELSREADEWNRTAAKIQSVAMFGIGALISSSKNIEETLGLTLDAIEDIVRSDRCSILLLDFGTGELVLRAARGMRAGMVGKLRLRSDQGLAGEVLRTGLPKNVPDTDLEPMFVPSPKGYDKVHSMLVVPLMVREKRLGVINLSEVKGKREFTPGELSAIKLIADYAALALENAGILEEKERAATTDGLTGLYNYRYFWEELLDLMEDEKQHPLSLIWMDLDHFKEYNDVFGHLKGSEILKRLGDIIGSALAGKSPVICRYGGDEFAVILKNSDRGQACRAAEAIRLSIYRTEFAQTRPDGKKLSASLGVASFPGDAKDGRELIEKADQAMYFAKEQGKNRVAYWDRKKISLTNGSMHKK is encoded by the coding sequence ATGACCAAAAAAGAACATGGCATAGATCTGGACCAGCGGCACCTGGAAGTGATGTCGGGCTGGGTGCGCTGGGCGGTGCTGTTTTTGGCGGCGCTGCTGACGGTGGTGCATCCCGAACAGCTGGATTACAGCGGGCTGGGATTGATCCTGGTGCTGGCCGGGGCGGCGGTTTACAACGTGCTGATAATCCTGGCCGGGGCCAAGGTCTTTGCTGTCCTAAAACGCCGGCCCATCACCCTGGGTTTCGATCTGGCCTTTGCCACCCTGCTGATAGCTTTCACCGGAGGCAGCCGCAGCCAGTTCTTTTACCTTTATTACCTGGCGGTGATCTGGGCGGCCCTGCTGGGGAACCGCCAGGGGGCCCTTAGAACAGCGGGGGCCTCAATAATGCTATATTTTGCCGTGATGGCCTGGCGCCGGGAATTTTCATGGGATCAATTGTTCCTTTATGACCTGTTCTTTAAGATAGGACTGCTTTCCCTGACGGCCTTTTGGGCCGGCTTCATCTCCGACCAGCAGAAGATCTGGCGCCGCCGCCACCAGGAGCTGAGCCGGGAAGCCGATGAATGGAACCGCACCGCCGCCAAGATACAATCGGTGGCCATGTTCGGCATCGGGGCGCTGATCTCCTCTTCCAAGAACATTGAGGAAACCCTGGGGCTGACCCTGGACGCCATTGAGGACATAGTGAGATCCGACCGCTGTTCCATCCTGCTGCTGGACTTTGGGACCGGGGAACTGGTGCTGAGAGCCGCCCGGGGGATGAGGGCCGGGATGGTCGGCAAACTCCGGCTGAGATCGGACCAGGGCCTGGCCGGTGAAGTGCTGCGGACCGGACTGCCCAAGAACGTGCCCGACACCGACCTGGAGCCGATGTTCGTGCCCTCCCCCAAGGGATACGACAAGGTGCATTCCATGCTGGTGGTGCCGCTGATGGTCCGGGAAAAAAGGCTGGGAGTGATCAACCTTTCCGAGGTCAAGGGGAAAAGGGAATTCACCCCCGGCGAGCTTTCGGCCATAAAGCTGATAGCCGATTACGCGGCCCTGGCCCTGGAAAACGCCGGTATCCTGGAAGAGAAGGAACGGGCGGCCACCACCGACGGGCTGACCGGGCTGTACAATTACCGCTACTTTTGGGAAGAGCTTTTGGACCTGATGGAAGATGAAAAGCAGCATCCCTTGTCCCTGATCTGGATGGACCTGGACCACTTCAAGGAATACAATGACGTCTTCGGGCATCTCAAGGGAAGCGAGATCCTGAAAAGGCTGGGAGACATAATCGGATCGGCCCTGGCCGGTAAATCCCCGGTGATCTGCCGCTACGGCGGCGATGAATTTGCGGTAATCCTTAAAAACTCTGACCGGGGACAGGCCTGCCGGGCTGCCGAGGCCATTAGGCTGTCCATTTACCGGACTGAATTTGCCCAGACCCGTCCCGATGGTAAAAAGCTTTCGGCCAGTCTGGGGGTGGCTAGTTTCCCAGGGGATGCCAAAGATGGACGGGAATTGATAGAAAAGGCAGACCAGGCCATGTACTTTGCCAAGGAGCAGGGCAAGAACAGGGTGGCTTACTGGGATCGAAAAAAAATAAGTCTGACAAATGGATCAATGCACAAAAAGTAA